A stretch of Geomonas oryzisoli DNA encodes these proteins:
- the selB gene encoding selenocysteine-specific translation elongation factor, with amino-acid sequence MKHLILGTAGHIDHGKTSLVKALTGVDTDRLKEEKARGITIELGFAHLELPGDLRFGIVDVPGHERFVRTMVAGVGGMDLVLLVIAADEGIMPQTREHLEICQLLGVKRGIVVLTKKDMVEPDWLDLVTEEVRDYLAESFLSGAPIISVSSRTGDGIETLKAELTKMAKEIEQKRVDSPFRLPVDRVFTVTGFGTVVTGTLLSGAVTVGDEVEILPSGIACRVRGVQSFGSKVEKGGAGERLAVNLQGVDHTDVQRGDVVVPKGLYKPTSAVDVRLNYLASMGKELKHRAGVRLHSATYEVPAKVILFDRDALQPGDSAYVQLRLDHPVLLLPGDPFVLRTYSPQATLGGGTVLDPAPPRRRRRSAEALALLEAAESGVDQERIRLLVESSLLSGISIQEMVNRSGMSGKRIEAALAPLLSSGAVLQVVKEPRIFLSKDAFAQLKQRLSEELHEYLQENPMQEGIGKEELKSRIPRRSDARFFGPVLASLEKDGLALSDRELVKLPGRKVGVTQDQASVQRALEEALTKAWFEPPTLKELCDLVGATEKQVLDHANMMFREGRVAKIKGDIFYAPGAVNELRDKLVAHLKEKGEITPPEFRDITGLSRKFMIPLLEYFDQEKLTIRMGDKRVLRKG; translated from the coding sequence ATGAAGCATCTCATTCTCGGCACTGCCGGACACATAGATCATGGCAAGACCTCGCTGGTGAAGGCACTGACCGGCGTCGATACCGATCGCCTCAAAGAGGAGAAGGCCCGCGGCATCACCATCGAGCTCGGCTTCGCGCACCTGGAACTCCCGGGTGACCTGCGCTTCGGCATCGTCGACGTGCCCGGCCACGAGCGCTTCGTGCGCACCATGGTGGCCGGCGTGGGCGGGATGGACCTGGTGCTTTTGGTAATCGCGGCGGACGAAGGGATCATGCCCCAGACCCGAGAGCACCTGGAGATCTGCCAGTTGTTGGGCGTGAAGCGCGGCATCGTGGTGCTCACCAAGAAGGACATGGTGGAACCGGACTGGCTTGACCTGGTCACCGAGGAGGTGCGCGACTACCTCGCGGAAAGCTTCCTCTCCGGCGCACCCATCATCAGCGTTTCCTCCCGCACCGGCGACGGCATCGAGACCCTGAAGGCTGAACTCACCAAAATGGCGAAGGAGATCGAGCAGAAGCGGGTCGACTCGCCCTTCCGGCTCCCGGTGGACCGCGTCTTCACCGTTACCGGCTTCGGCACCGTCGTTACCGGCACGCTCCTCTCCGGTGCCGTCACCGTCGGCGACGAGGTCGAGATCCTGCCGTCGGGCATTGCCTGCCGCGTGCGCGGCGTGCAGTCCTTCGGCTCCAAGGTGGAGAAGGGTGGCGCGGGCGAAAGGCTTGCGGTCAACCTTCAGGGTGTGGACCATACCGACGTGCAGCGCGGCGACGTTGTGGTGCCCAAGGGGCTCTACAAGCCGACCAGCGCCGTCGACGTCCGGCTCAACTATCTGGCCTCCATGGGCAAGGAGTTGAAGCACCGCGCCGGCGTCCGCCTGCACTCGGCAACCTACGAAGTCCCCGCCAAGGTCATCCTGTTCGATCGCGACGCGCTCCAGCCTGGCGACAGCGCCTACGTGCAACTCCGGCTCGACCACCCGGTGCTGCTCCTGCCGGGCGACCCCTTCGTGCTCCGGACCTATTCGCCGCAGGCGACCCTCGGTGGCGGCACCGTTCTTGACCCGGCTCCGCCGCGTCGTCGTCGCCGTTCCGCTGAAGCCCTGGCGCTCCTGGAGGCGGCCGAGTCCGGCGTGGACCAGGAGCGGATCCGGCTGCTGGTCGAGTCCTCGCTGCTTTCCGGCATCTCCATCCAGGAGATGGTGAACCGCTCCGGGATGTCCGGTAAGAGGATTGAAGCCGCGCTTGCCCCGCTGCTTTCCAGCGGTGCGGTGCTCCAGGTGGTGAAGGAGCCTCGCATCTTCCTCAGCAAGGATGCCTTTGCGCAGCTGAAGCAGAGGCTTTCCGAGGAGTTGCACGAGTACCTCCAGGAAAACCCGATGCAGGAAGGTATCGGCAAGGAAGAGCTGAAGTCCCGGATCCCAAGGCGCAGCGACGCGCGCTTCTTCGGTCCGGTGCTGGCGAGCCTTGAGAAGGATGGGCTGGCGCTTTCCGATCGCGAACTGGTGAAGCTCCCCGGGCGCAAGGTCGGCGTGACCCAGGACCAGGCGAGCGTGCAGCGGGCGCTCGAAGAGGCGCTGACCAAGGCGTGGTTCGAGCCTCCCACGTTGAAGGAGCTTTGCGACCTGGTCGGTGCCACCGAGAAGCAGGTGCTCGATCACGCCAACATGATGTTCCGCGAGGGGAGGGTGGCCAAGATCAAGGGCGACATCTTCTATGCCCCTGGCGCCGTCAACGAGCTGCGCGACAAGCTGGTGGCCCATCTGAAGGAGAAGGGTGAGATCACTCCGCCGGAGTTTAGGGACATAACCGGCCTGTCCAGAAAGTTCATGATTCCGCTGCTGGAGTACTTCGACCAGGAAAAGCTCACCATCCGCATGGGTGACAAGAGGGTGTTGAGGAAGGGGTAA
- a CDS encoding endonuclease domain-containing protein encodes MDADNPIFDPPPLPTELLKAARMLRQHMTDAEQLLWFCLRRKQMGGFRFRRQHPVEKYVLDFYCAEARFAVELDGGQHNQPLNALRDRGRTDFLEAQGISVLRVWNHELFVNLEGVLERIYEVLLQRAGVSYGRYKDLPPP; translated from the coding sequence ATGGACGCAGACAATCCCATATTCGACCCGCCGCCATTGCCAACTGAACTCCTTAAGGCTGCTCGCATGTTGCGCCAGCATATGACGGACGCGGAGCAACTGCTTTGGTTTTGCTTGCGACGTAAGCAGATGGGTGGCTTCCGGTTCCGGCGGCAGCACCCGGTTGAGAAGTACGTGCTGGATTTCTATTGTGCGGAGGCAAGATTTGCGGTGGAGTTGGACGGTGGGCAGCACAACCAGCCTCTCAATGCCCTACGTGATCGAGGAAGAACAGATTTCCTGGAGGCGCAGGGCATTTCTGTTCTCAGGGTATGGAACCATGAACTCTTCGTGAATTTGGAAGGAGTGCTGGAAAGAATTTACGAGGTGTTGCTACAGAGGGCGGGAGTTAGTTACGGCAGGTATAAAGATCTTCCCCCTCCCTAA
- the hemH gene encoding ferrochelatase has protein sequence MSDKTALLLLQMGGPDSLDAVHPFLMNLFTDRDIIKIGPAFLQPFIARRIVNKRAPEVTEFYRRIGGKSPIRELTEAQGAGLQALLGERFRSFVAMRYSRPTTIDALAAIKREGIKRVVALSLYPHYSKATTGSSVNELQRVLKEAKADFEITYIDRFYNHPLYIKALAGKVMRGLQAFPDPKDVEIVFSAHSLPQSFIDEGDPYLAHIQETVRLVMEQVGEANHLLCFQSKASKVKWLEPSTEATIQRLAREGRENLLMVPLSFVSDHIETLYEIDIQYAEEAKAHGIKRFVRTESLNSDPMFLDCLADLVRTTVKA, from the coding sequence ATGTCTGACAAAACCGCACTCCTGCTGCTCCAGATGGGAGGCCCCGACTCGCTCGATGCCGTGCACCCGTTCCTCATGAACCTCTTCACCGACCGCGACATCATCAAGATCGGCCCGGCCTTTTTGCAGCCCTTCATCGCCCGGCGCATCGTCAACAAGCGGGCACCGGAGGTCACCGAGTTCTACCGCCGGATCGGCGGCAAATCCCCGATACGGGAGCTGACCGAGGCCCAGGGCGCAGGACTGCAGGCTCTTTTAGGCGAACGCTTCCGTTCCTTCGTCGCCATGCGCTACTCCCGCCCCACCACCATCGACGCCCTGGCTGCGATCAAGCGCGAGGGGATCAAACGCGTAGTGGCGCTTTCGCTCTACCCGCATTACTCCAAGGCGACCACAGGCTCCAGCGTCAACGAACTGCAGCGCGTCCTGAAGGAGGCGAAGGCGGACTTCGAGATCACCTACATCGACCGTTTCTACAACCATCCGCTCTATATAAAGGCCCTGGCCGGCAAGGTGATGCGCGGGCTGCAGGCCTTCCCGGATCCCAAAGATGTCGAGATCGTCTTTTCGGCCCATTCGCTCCCCCAGTCCTTCATCGACGAAGGCGACCCCTACCTGGCACACATCCAGGAAACGGTGCGGCTGGTGATGGAGCAGGTAGGGGAGGCGAACCACCTGCTCTGCTTCCAGTCCAAGGCGAGCAAGGTCAAGTGGCTGGAGCCGTCCACCGAGGCGACCATCCAGCGGCTGGCCAGGGAGGGAAGGGAGAACCTGTTGATGGTGCCGCTCTCTTTCGTCTCCGATCACATCGAAACCCTGTACGAGATCGACATCCAGTACGCCGAGGAGGCCAAGGCGCACGGCATCAAGCGCTTCGTCAGGACCGAATCGCTCAACTCCGATCCCATGTTCCTGGATTGCCTGGCGGACCTGGTGCGGACCACGGTAAAAGCATGA
- a CDS encoding bacteriohemerythrin, with the protein MSFSTRLITINLIAVCATVTSTIALGNCGNILTMVGAGTFIFFISALASWFVARSESRVLREIADALEAASQGTLSRRVEDIPSGEIGRIANAFNNMMGDWNKTMHQFFTVTDLVRDSVALVSATNDAMASAAEDVAMQASTIATASEEMSATSADIARNCIYAAENAHKATAETTAGAEIVRNSAVLMENIAQRVTSTSTSVAGLGERSDQIGAIAGTIEDIADQTNLLALNAAIEAARAGETGRGFAVVADEVRALAERTTRATKEIDTMIKSIQSETRDAVGAMSEGVQQVNQGTAETCRSGEALNGILGMINDLTMQLSQIATAAEEQTATTHEITGNIQMITSVVNSNVESARNTKAATSKLVQQVDELHELVSHFQLSDAMVWDQSFATTINTFDEQHKKLFAMINELAQAMQQKRSKEAIGSVLQRLIEYTGSHFAAEEEAFRKSGYPEEAAHVQQHRALVSQVVELQQKFNSGETVLTHDVIEFLQNWLVNHIKGTDKRYAPHLSKAGVR; encoded by the coding sequence ATGTCTTTTAGTACCCGCCTAATCACGATCAACCTGATTGCTGTCTGTGCGACGGTCACCTCTACCATTGCTTTGGGTAACTGCGGCAACATCCTGACGATGGTGGGGGCCGGGACCTTCATCTTTTTCATTTCCGCGCTGGCGAGCTGGTTCGTGGCCCGCTCCGAATCCCGCGTGCTGCGGGAGATTGCCGACGCGCTGGAGGCTGCTTCCCAGGGGACGTTGTCCCGCCGCGTCGAAGACATCCCCAGCGGCGAAATCGGACGTATCGCAAACGCCTTCAACAACATGATGGGGGACTGGAACAAGACCATGCACCAGTTCTTCACGGTTACCGACCTGGTCCGCGACTCGGTCGCTCTGGTGAGCGCCACCAACGACGCCATGGCGTCCGCCGCCGAAGACGTCGCCATGCAGGCGTCCACCATCGCCACGGCGAGCGAGGAGATGTCCGCCACCTCCGCCGACATCGCCCGCAACTGCATCTACGCCGCCGAAAACGCGCACAAGGCGACCGCCGAGACCACCGCCGGCGCTGAGATCGTCAGGAACAGCGCGGTCCTCATGGAGAACATCGCGCAGCGGGTCACTTCGACCTCGACCTCGGTAGCAGGTCTCGGCGAGCGCTCCGACCAGATCGGCGCCATCGCCGGCACCATCGAGGACATCGCCGACCAGACCAACCTCCTTGCCCTGAACGCCGCCATCGAGGCGGCGCGCGCCGGCGAGACCGGGCGCGGCTTCGCCGTCGTGGCGGACGAGGTGCGTGCCCTGGCCGAACGCACCACCCGCGCCACCAAGGAGATCGACACCATGATCAAGTCGATCCAGAGCGAGACGCGAGACGCAGTCGGCGCCATGAGCGAAGGGGTGCAGCAGGTGAACCAGGGGACCGCGGAGACCTGCCGCTCCGGCGAGGCCCTGAACGGGATCCTGGGCATGATCAACGACCTGACCATGCAGCTCTCCCAGATCGCCACCGCCGCCGAGGAGCAGACCGCCACCACGCACGAGATCACCGGCAACATCCAGATGATCACCTCCGTGGTCAACAGCAACGTGGAGAGCGCCCGCAACACCAAGGCGGCCACCAGCAAACTGGTGCAGCAGGTGGACGAGCTGCACGAACTGGTTTCCCACTTCCAGCTCTCCGACGCCATGGTCTGGGACCAGAGCTTCGCCACCACCATCAACACCTTCGACGAGCAGCACAAGAAGCTGTTCGCCATGATCAATGAGCTGGCGCAGGCGATGCAGCAGAAGCGGAGCAAGGAAGCGATCGGTTCCGTGCTGCAACGCCTGATCGAGTACACCGGCAGCCACTTCGCCGCAGAGGAAGAGGCGTTCCGCAAATCCGGCTATCCCGAGGAAGCTGCGCACGTCCAGCAGCACAGGGCCCTGGTGAGCCAGGTGGTCGAGCTCCAGCAGAAGTTCAACTCGGGCGAAACGGTGCTGACCCACGACGTCATCGAGTTCCTGCAGAACTGGCTGGTGAACCACATCAAGGGGACCGACAAACGCTACGCCCCCCACCTCAGCAAGGCCGGCGTCCGCTAA
- the ctaD gene encoding cytochrome c oxidase subunit I, protein MSQESAMAEGGFWRDTGRTGIGAWIFSTDHKRIGLMYLYCVLGFFLVGAFLGLLIRLELMAPGPTIMTAQTYNAMFTVHGVVMIFLFIIPGIPASFGNLVLPIQLGARDVAFPRVNLFSWWLYAIGAVIVLTSLFTGGGAPDTGWTFYVPFSARTTTNVSLAVFGVFVLGFSSILTGINFITTIHRMRAPGMTWTRIPLFTWSLYATAWVQVLATPIIAITLLLVVTERILGLGLFDPTRGGDPVMYQHMFWIYSHPAVYIMILPGMGVISDIIPVFSRKPIFGYKMIAFSSLAIAAAGSAVWGHHMYTSGMSDLGVLVFSFLTFIVAIPSAIKVFNWVSTMYKGSISLEAPMLFALSFILLFSIGGLSGLILGAAATDIHVHDTHFVVGHFHYVMFGGTGFAFFAAAHYWLPKYFGRRYQEKPAIIGWVLMFIGFNILYFTMQVLGMEGMPRRYYDYLPEFARLNFVATVGSWIMLAGVAIVVWNLWRGLFKGEPFIGNPWGGASLEWSIATPPPTENFEEDPVVSHGPYDFKGAGVP, encoded by the coding sequence ATGAGTCAAGAATCGGCAATGGCGGAAGGCGGCTTCTGGCGGGATACCGGGAGGACCGGGATCGGAGCCTGGATATTCTCGACCGATCACAAGCGGATCGGGTTGATGTACCTGTACTGTGTGCTCGGCTTCTTCCTGGTGGGAGCCTTTCTCGGGCTTTTGATCCGGCTGGAGCTCATGGCGCCGGGACCGACCATCATGACCGCGCAGACCTACAACGCGATGTTCACGGTGCACGGGGTGGTGATGATCTTTCTCTTCATCATTCCGGGAATACCGGCCTCCTTCGGGAACCTGGTGCTCCCCATACAGCTCGGCGCCCGGGATGTCGCCTTCCCGCGGGTGAACCTCTTCTCCTGGTGGCTCTACGCCATCGGGGCCGTCATCGTGCTGACCTCGCTCTTCACCGGCGGCGGCGCCCCCGACACCGGCTGGACCTTCTACGTCCCTTTCAGCGCCCGGACCACGACCAACGTCTCCCTGGCGGTCTTCGGGGTTTTCGTGCTCGGCTTCTCCTCCATCCTCACCGGGATCAACTTCATCACCACCATCCACAGGATGCGCGCGCCGGGGATGACCTGGACCCGCATCCCGCTCTTCACCTGGAGCCTCTACGCGACGGCCTGGGTGCAGGTACTGGCCACCCCGATCATCGCCATCACCCTGCTGCTCGTGGTGACGGAGAGGATCCTGGGGCTCGGCCTCTTCGACCCCACCCGCGGTGGCGACCCGGTCATGTACCAGCACATGTTCTGGATCTACTCGCACCCGGCGGTCTACATCATGATCCTCCCGGGGATGGGGGTCATCTCCGACATTATCCCGGTCTTCTCCAGAAAACCGATCTTCGGCTACAAGATGATCGCCTTTTCGAGCCTCGCCATCGCGGCGGCCGGCTCGGCGGTGTGGGGACACCACATGTACACCTCGGGGATGAGCGATCTCGGCGTCCTGGTCTTCTCCTTTTTGACCTTCATCGTGGCGATTCCCTCGGCCATCAAGGTGTTCAACTGGGTCTCCACCATGTACAAGGGTTCGATCTCGCTGGAAGCGCCCATGCTCTTCGCGCTCTCCTTCATTCTGCTCTTCTCCATCGGCGGCCTCTCCGGCCTCATCCTGGGCGCGGCGGCCACCGACATCCACGTGCACGACACCCACTTCGTGGTCGGGCACTTCCACTACGTCATGTTCGGCGGCACCGGCTTCGCCTTCTTCGCGGCGGCCCACTACTGGCTTCCCAAGTACTTCGGGCGCCGCTACCAGGAGAAGCCGGCCATTATCGGCTGGGTGCTCATGTTCATCGGCTTCAACATCCTCTACTTCACCATGCAGGTGCTGGGGATGGAAGGGATGCCGCGACGCTACTACGACTACCTCCCGGAATTCGCCCGGCTCAATTTCGTGGCGACGGTGGGGAGCTGGATCATGCTGGCCGGGGTGGCCATCGTAGTCTGGAACCTGTGGCGCGGGCTGTTCAAGGGGGAGCCGTTCATCGGCAACCCTTGGGGCGGGGCGAGTCTCGAGTGGAGCATCGCGACCCCT
- a CDS encoding AAA family ATPase, whose product MDRITIDGINLTLANPIELPLRWVGDEELLRQLLAAWMVIDERDIPFNPRLIGKPGVGKTTLAYAAAKRLGRKVYLFQATMDTRPEDLIVTPVIGPEGTIQYAASSLVSAMISGGVLILDEGNRMSEKAWASLAPLLDDRRYVESIITGLRIQAHPDFRIVVTMNEDSSTFEVPEYIHSRLQPQLFIDFPEADEELAILKENLPFAGSSILNYVVQFLQRGHAADEPYSVRDGINIARYALKMMTATEKDPRELLPLAVERILGEEALRYLK is encoded by the coding sequence ATGGACCGGATCACGATAGACGGCATCAACCTGACCCTCGCCAACCCCATCGAGCTGCCGCTACGCTGGGTCGGGGACGAGGAACTGCTCCGGCAGCTTCTGGCTGCCTGGATGGTCATCGACGAGCGCGACATCCCCTTCAACCCGCGCCTGATCGGCAAGCCGGGCGTCGGCAAGACCACCCTCGCCTACGCGGCCGCCAAGAGGCTCGGCCGCAAGGTCTACCTGTTCCAGGCCACCATGGATACCCGCCCCGAGGACCTGATCGTGACACCGGTGATCGGTCCGGAGGGAACCATCCAGTACGCCGCCTCCTCGCTGGTCTCGGCGATGATCTCGGGGGGCGTGCTGATTCTCGACGAGGGGAACCGGATGAGCGAGAAGGCCTGGGCGTCGCTGGCGCCGCTTCTGGACGACCGCCGCTACGTCGAATCGATCATCACCGGCCTCAGGATCCAGGCCCACCCGGACTTCCGCATCGTGGTGACCATGAACGAGGACTCCTCCACCTTCGAGGTGCCTGAGTACATCCATTCCCGCCTGCAGCCGCAGCTTTTCATCGATTTCCCCGAGGCGGACGAGGAACTGGCCATCCTGAAGGAAAACCTCCCCTTCGCCGGCAGCTCCATCCTCAACTACGTCGTGCAGTTCCTGCAGCGCGGCCATGCGGCGGACGAGCCCTACTCGGTGCGCGACGGCATCAACATCGCCCGCTACGCCCTGAAGATGATGACGGCGACCGAGAAAGACCCGCGTGAGCTGCTGCCGCTCGCGGTGGAGCGGATTCTGGGCGAGGAAGCGCTACGGTATTTGAAGTAA
- a CDS encoding SCO family protein: MRGAMELTGIIGFIRRAVLLGVVVVSLLPAVVHAHSEEDASAHQSHQGAPQADANVGLDERLGARIPLDLVFNDENGRQRRLHDLITGPTIILPVYYSCTNVCNYLQEGLARALPEIKLEPGKEYRIISVSFDDRENPQRALKSKHLYQTVMKGKFPEGNWTFLTGDAANIRKLTDAAGFHFQRKGNDFVHPVASFIVARDGMIVRYLYGTQFLPKDLTLALMEARQGRIGTTISKMVSYCFSFDPNSKSYEFNILRVSATVIIVCVVGFIIFLVVGGKNGNNGKHGNNGNNKGTNNNA, from the coding sequence ATGAGAGGTGCAATGGAATTGACCGGGATCATTGGTTTTATCAGGCGGGCGGTGCTGTTGGGAGTGGTGGTCGTGTCGCTGCTTCCGGCTGTCGTACATGCCCACAGCGAGGAGGATGCCTCTGCGCATCAGTCCCACCAGGGCGCACCGCAGGCGGATGCGAACGTGGGGCTCGATGAGCGGCTGGGGGCGAGGATCCCGCTGGACCTGGTCTTCAACGACGAAAACGGGCGCCAGCGACGCCTGCATGACCTGATCACCGGACCGACCATCATCCTCCCCGTATATTACTCCTGCACCAACGTCTGCAATTACCTGCAGGAAGGCCTGGCCAGGGCGCTTCCCGAGATCAAACTGGAGCCCGGGAAAGAATACCGGATCATCTCGGTCAGCTTCGACGACCGTGAGAACCCGCAGCGGGCGCTGAAGTCGAAGCACCTGTATCAGACGGTGATGAAAGGGAAATTCCCGGAGGGGAACTGGACCTTTCTCACCGGCGACGCGGCCAACATCCGCAAGCTCACCGACGCGGCCGGATTCCACTTTCAACGCAAGGGTAACGATTTCGTGCACCCCGTCGCGAGCTTCATCGTGGCGCGGGACGGCATGATCGTGCGCTACCTTTACGGCACGCAGTTCCTGCCCAAGGACCTCACCCTGGCCCTGATGGAAGCGCGCCAGGGACGCATCGGCACAACCATTAGCAAGATGGTGAGCTACTGCTTCAGCTTCGACCCCAATAGCAAGAGCTACGAGTTCAACATCCTTCGGGTGAGCGCCACGGTGATCATAGTCTGCGTGGTGGGCTTCATCATCTTCCTCGTGGTGGGCGGCAAAAACGGGAATAACGGTAAACACGGGAATAACGGCAATAACAAGGGAACCAACAACAACGCCTAG